ACGGGTCCCAGTACGCTGCGGACGTAGAAAACCGCTTGGCTCCGCTCGTTGCGCTATCGGGTCGCTTCGCTCGACCTGCCATCGCCCGTTCCGGTATCGGCAGCGAGTAGCGACCGGACGGCGGTTCGGTCGACGGTTCCGGAGGCCGTCCGCGGCAGCGCGTCGGCGACCTGAACCGTTTTCGGGACCTCGTAGGCGGCGAGCCGTTCGGCACAGTGGTCTCGAACCGTTCCGGGCAAGACCTCACCAACGACCAGTGCCGCGACGCGCTGCCCCCACTCCGGGTCCTGCACTCCGACTACGGCCGCGTCAGCAACGTCTGGATGGTCGCGAATCGCCGCTGTGACTGTACTCGCGTCGACGTTTTCCCCGCCGGTCACAATCTGGTCGTCGACGCGGCCCTCCACCCAGAGGTGACCATCCGCGTCCCGATAGCCCACGTCACCGGTCCTGAACCCGTGGTCGCCGAACGCGTCACCGTCTCCGGTCAGATACCCCGGTGTCACCGTGGGGCCATCGACGACGATCTCGCCGTGTTCGCCGGGGTCGCACGGCTCACCGTCAGCGACGACCGTTACGTCGGTAAACACGAGCGGCTGGCCGACGGTGCCGGACCGCTCAAACGCGGTCTCGGGTCGCGCCGTCGCTATCTGTGACGCCGTCTCGGTCATTCCATAGGTAGGACACACTGGCACACCGTGCTCCTGACACCGCTCGACGAGCGACTCGCTGGCCGGGCCGCCACCGAGCAGGACGAAGCGAAGCGAGGCTGGCGGTTCCCAGCCCGCATCCAGCAGCCGCGAGAGCATCGTCGGCACCAGTGAGACGCCCGTCACCGACCGGTCGGCGATGACTTGTTGTGTTGTCTCGGCGTCGAACGACCGCTGGACGACGACTGCGGTGCCGTACAGCGCGCTCCGGACGAACGGGGCCAGCCCGCCCATGTGATACGTGGGTAGACACACCAGCCAGCGATCCGTAGGAAGGACGCCGAGGCGGTAGGAGGACGCGATGGCGCTGGCGACGAGATTGCCGACGGTTAGCTGGACGCCCTTCGGCTCGCTGGTCGTCCCCGAGGTGAAGATAACGAGCTGTGTGTCCGTCCGGGAGAGGGTCGCTGGAGTCACATCTGTGGCTGTCTCGTCGGCCGGCACGTCCGTCGCTGCCTCGTCGGCCGTAACGTTCGCGGCTGCCTCGTCAGCTACACCGGTGCCGGGCAAGTCCCCGTCGACAGAAACGACGGGACAGCCGTCGAGGTCCGCTGCCAGTGACGCAGTGCCGTCGCCACAGACGAGGAGGTCGGCGTCGAGCGACGACAGCTGTGTTTGGATCGTCTCCGCGTCGAGTTCGACGTTCAGCGGTGCCAGCGTCGCTCCCTGTCGCATCGCCGCGAACAGGAGCGTCCCGACCGCCGGCCGAGTCGGCAGGAGCGTCGCGATGGTGGCGTCCGGGGCGTCGGTCCGCCGGTCGAGTTCGGCAGCCACCGCGTCGACAGCGGTATCGAGTTCGCGGTACGTCACTTCTGTCCCCGAATCCGCCGCGACCATCGCCGTTCGGTCTGGCGTCGTGGCGGCACGGTGGGTGACGAGGTCCGTTGTCGGCCAGTCGACGGGGTCACGCATCGGGGTTCACCTCTGCCGGGTCGATACCGAGGCCAGTCTCTTGGGGGACCGACATCGTTCCGTCGGTCACCGTCGTCGGGTCCGGAGCGAGGTCGGCCGCCAGTCTGTCACCGGTCGCCAGACCGCAGGCTCGGACGTCGGGAATTGCGGCGGCGACGTGCAGCGCCGCGAGGCGGGCGACGACGGCGTCGATAGTCGTCGTGATAACGGGTTCGATCCCCTGCTCACGAGCGCGGAGCGCCAGCGTGTGGGCGTTGCCCGGACCGCCGAGTACCATCGGTTTCAGTATCAGCACGTCGGCCGCGTCGGCGTCGAGTACGCTATCGACCCGGCGGTCGACGAGCGACTCGTCAAGCGCGACGCCGACGCCAGTGCCCCGAAGGGCTGCGTGGCCGGCGAGGTCGTCGGCCGGGAGCGGCTGTTCGACGTAGGCCACGGAAAGCGGCGCGAGCCGGTCGAAGGCGTCCGCAGCCTGCTCGCGGGACCACGCGCCGTTTGCGTCGGCCCGGAGCGTCACGTCGTCGCCCACGCGCTCGCGGACGGTCCGAACGCGCTCTACGTCCTCGTCAACGGATCGCTTCCCGACTTTGAGCTTACAGCAGTCGTAGCCGGCCTCGACCGCCTGTGAAACGGCGTCGGCTGTCTCGGCTGGCGACCCGTCCCCGACCGTCGCGTTGACCGGAACCCGGTCGCATCGCCTGTCAGCATCGAACCACTGGTACAGCGGCACGCCGTCGGCTTTGGCATCGGCGTCCAGCAACGCGGTCGCGAAGCCGTGGCGGGCAGCGGGGACGGACGCGGCGTCCAGTGAAAGGAGAATATCAGTATGCCCGCCGCCAGCAGCGACCTCGGCCGCGTCGTCGAGCCCGCGTTGGCAGTCATCAACGGACTCAGTCCAGCCCGGAAGCGGTGTGGCTTCGCCGACGCCGGTCTCGCCGCGGTGGTCGTAGCGGACGACGAACCCGGAGCGCTGGCTGATGGTTTCGCGGGCGGTGGCAAGTGGACTCGAAAGCGGGAGCGAGAACGGGTCGACCTTCATAGTAGCTGTGGGGCGGCGAGTCCCAGCGCGAACAGGACGGAGTGGGCGAACAACGTCTGTCCGACCCGTTCGAGCGTCGGGTTCAGCGCATCGCCGCCGGTCTGTGTGAGGACCGTCTTGGAGACGGTGGCTGCCAGCGGCAGCGTTAGTAGCGGAGCCAGCGCGGGCAGTCCGTACTGACTGTCGAGAGCGAACACGACCGGGACGACGTAGGCCATCCCGACCATCAACAGGAACTCGACGCGGCTCCATCCATAGCCCAGATAGACGGCTAGCGTCTTCTTGCCCGTGGCGCGGTCTGTCTCGCGGTCTCGGATGTTGTTGACGACGAGAATCGCGGTTGACAGGCCGGCTGCCGGGAGGCTCGCCGTGACGGCGGCAGCAGTAACCGATCCCGGCGGAAGCGTCATCGGGAACGTGCCGACGCCGCTGGCGCTCGCCACGGCCTGTACGTAGTAGGTCCCGGTAACCGCGACAAGGCCGAAGTAGACGAACACGAACAGGTCCCCGAGGCCGCGGTAGCCGTATGGGAACGGACCGCCGGTGTAGAGAACCCCGGCGGCGATACCCGAGAGGCCAACAATGACAATGGGAAGGCCGCCGACGGCGACGAGATAGACGCCGATGACAACGGCGAGCCCATACGTCGCTATCATCGCTCGTTTGACCTCGTCAGCGTCGATGAGGCCGCCAGCGGTTACCCGGGTGAACCCCTCGCGTTCGTCGGTATCGGCCCCTTTCACCGCGTCGTAGTAGTCATTCGCGAAGTTCGTTCCGATCTGGATAAGCAGCGCGCCCAGCAGCGCCGCGACTGCCGGCAGTGGAGCGAAGACCCCGGCGTGGACTGCCAGCCCCATCCCGGCGATGACTGGCGCGGCCCCGGCAGGCAGTGTCTGTGGCCGCGCGGCCATCACCCACGCCTGTCGCTTCGAAACGTCCGCCGTCGCTGTACTCATTGGTCGAAACTGGGGACGCTATCCCCAAAGCGGCTGTGGTTCGACGGACACCCAAAATATGACCCGTTCGCGTGACAGCAAGATCAGGGGAGTATCACAACCACTTTATCATGATTAACCATACGATAGGCTGAGATGCATAAGCCACTGCTTACCACGGATTTTCTCGACCGTGCGCGGGAGTACTACGGGGACAAAGAGGCTATCGTCGCCACGACCGGTGAGCGGTTTACCTACGAGGAGTTCGGCGAGCGGGCCGACGGGTTTTCGGCGGCGCTGGCTGCCCGTGGCATCGAGAAGGGGGACCGGGTGGCCGTGCTGGACCCGAACACGCACTACCAGCTCGAAGCGGCCTACGGGATCATGCAACTGGGGGCGGCCCACACACCACTGAACTACCGGCTCGTGCCGGACGATTTCGAATACATCCTCTCGGACGCCGAGGTCGATGCGGTCTACGCGGACTACGAGTACGCAGAGAAGATCGAGCCGATCCGCGACGAGGTCCCCACTGAAACCTTCGTCACCAACGACACGGACGCTGTCGACGGCGACTGGGAATCATTCGACGAGATTATCGAGGCGGCGGGGACCGACTATGAGCGCCCGGAGATGGACGAAGACGACGATATCACTATCAACTACACATCCGGGACGACCGGCGACCCGAAGGGCGTCGTCCGGACCCACCGGACGGAGACGCTCCATGCCTACTTGGTCGCGCTGCATCAGGAGCTCTCGGACGACGACGTCTACCTCTGGACGCTGCCGATGTTCCACGTCAACGGCTGGGGTCACATCTTCTCGGTCACCGGTATGGGCGCGAAACACGTCTGTACCCGCGGTGTTGACGCCGAAGGAATCTTCGACGCCGTCAGGACAGAGGACGTGTCCTATCTCTGTGGCGCGCCGACAGTGCTGAACATCTTGGCGGACCGCTACGCGGACCACGACGGGGAGATTGAGACGAACGGTGCCAACGATGTTCGCATCGCAACGGCCGGCAGCGCGCCGCCGGAAGCCGTCATCCGAACCGTCGAAGACGACTTCGGCTGGTACCTGAAACACGTCTACGGCGCGACCGAAACCGGCCCGCTCGTCACGACATCGGACGCTCGCCGCTTCTTCGAGGACGGCAGCGACGCCCGGTTCAGCGTCAAGAAGCGTCAGGGCATCGGCTACCTCGGGACGGATGTCCGGGTCGTCGACGAAGACGGCAACGACGTGCCACACGACGACGAGACACTCGGGGAAGTCGTTGTCCGCGGTAATCAGGTGATGGACCGCTACTGGAACAAGCCCGAACAGACGGAAGAGGCCTTCTCCGACCGCGTCGAAGGCTACTACCACATGGGCGACTTGGCGACAGTCGACGAGGACGGCATGGTCGCCATCCGCGACCGCAAGAAGGACATCATCATCTCCGGCGGCGAAAACATCTCCAGCATCGAACTGGAGGACACGCTCTACGACCACGACGCCGTCAGCGATGTTGCGGTCATCCCTGCACCGAGCGACGAATGGGGCGAGACGCCGAAGGCATTCGTCGTCCCGAACTCCGGTGACCCTGACAATCCGGGCGTGACAGCCGAAGACCTCCGGAACTTCACCCGAGAACAACTGGCGACCTACAAAGTCGTCCGCCGCGTGGAGTTCGTCGAGCAACTGCCCACGACAGCGACCGGGAAGGTTCAGAAGTACGAACTCCGCGAACAGGAGTGGGAAGACGAAGACGAGATGGTCGGTCAGGGGTAGAAACACACAACGGCGAACACGAAACATCAGCTAGATATAAGGTTTTTGCGACGCAAGAGGGCACAGACTGACCACTAATAACCCCAATGTATCAGTTCTCAATTACGGAGACGGTCTTTTAACTCACCAACCTGTAGTGTAGGACTACTAAGCAGATCTATGACTGATACCGATGAGACGATGCGTATTCTCCACGTCGACGACGAGCCGGGGTTTGCCGACATGGCGACGTCGTTTCTCGAACGCGAGGACGGCCGGTTAGAGGTTCAGACTGCAACAAGCGCCGCGGCGGGACTGACTATCTTGGCCGACGACGACATCGACTGTGTCGTCTCCGACTACGACATGCCCGACCGGAACGGCATCCAGTTTCTCGAAGCCGTCCGCGAGGAGTACGATGCTCTCCCCTTCATTCTCTTCACCGGCAAAGGCTCCGAAGAGATCGCCAGCGACGCGATTTCGGCCGGCGTCACCGACTATCTGCAGAAAGGGAGCGGCACCGACCAGTACGCGGTGCTCGCGAACAGGATCACGAACGCTGTGGAGTCCCAGCGTGTCAAACGCGAGCGCAACCGCCAACTCGACGCCATCGAAACCGCACAGGAAGGGATCAGCATCCTCGACGAAGACGGGCAGTTCATTTTCGTCAACGAAGCCTACGCGGACCTCTATGGCTACGATCCGGACGAGATGGTGGGAGAACACTGGGAACTCCTGTATCAAGAGGAAGACATTCCACGGATCTACGAAGAGATCATCCCGACTGTCGAGGAGAACGGGTACTGGACCGGAACGACGACCGGGCTCCGTGCCGACGGCAGTACGTTCACCGAAGACCACGTTCTCGCGCTGACCGACCGTGGTGAACTGGTCTGTACAGTCCGTGATATCTCCAACCAGCGCGACGGCGAACAGGAACTCACCCGAATCAAGCGTGCCATGGACGAGGCACCCATTGGAATCACGATCACTGGCCTCGGGCAGGAGGACACACCGATCACTTATGCCAACAGTCGGTTTCTGGAACTGACCGGCTACGCGGAGTCGGAGGTGTGCGGCCGAAACTGCCGGTTCCTGCAAGGCGAAGGGACCGAGTCCGAACCGGTCGACGCGATGCGGGCGGCCATCGATGCGGACGAACCCGTGTCAGTCGAACTCCGGAACTACCGCAAGGACGGAACCATGTTCTGGAGTCAGGTATCTATCGCCCCGGTCCGCGATGATGACGGAACGGTCGACAGCTACGTCGGGTTCCAGCAGGACATCACCGAGCGGAAGGAACACGAACGCCGCCTCAGAGCGCTCAGCGAATCGGTGCAGAATCTGATTCGGGCGGACACGCGCAAGGAAGTCGCCGAGATCGGCGTCGAGACAGCGCGCACTGTGCTCGGACTCGAAGCGAGCACGATCCACCTCTACAACGAGACGGAACAGACCCTCGAACCGGTCGCCGCATCCGACGCGATCTATGACTTGGTACCGGACCTACCGACCTTCACACCCGGAGACAGCATCGCGTGGCGCGTCTACGAGTCCGGCGATGCACTCGCCGTCGATGATGTCCATGCCGACCCGGATATCTACAACCCGGACACGCGGATCAAAAGCGAGCTATATCTCCCGCTCGACGAGCACGGAATCCTGCTGGCCGGCTCGAAGAGGACCGCGGCGTTCGACCAGCGGGACATCGTCCTCGGTGAGATTCTGGCCGGACACGTCACCAGTGCACTCAAGCAGGTCGAAGGAACCGAACAGTTACGCGACCGCGAGCAAGACCTCAAACAGCACAACGACCGGCTCGAAGCGTTTACCAGCATCGTCTCCCACGACTTGCGGAATCCGCTGAACGTCGCCCAAGGACGACTGCAACTGGCACGCGAGCAGTGCGAGAGTGAGCATCTGGCCGCTGTCGAGCGGGCACACGAGCGGATGGACACGCTGATAGCCGATCTGCTCACACTGGCACGCGACGGTGAGACCGTGACCGACCGCGAACCGGTCGCACTTGCGTCGCTCGTGGATAGTTGCTGGACGACTGTCGAGACGGCCGATGCGACACTCACCACTGATATCGACCGGACCGTTCTGGCAAACGAGAGTCGCCTGAAGCAGTTGTTCGAGAACCTCGTTCGGAACGCCATCGAGCACGCCGGGTCGGACGTGACCGTGACAGTCGGGGCGTTGGACGACGGGTTCTACGTCGCAGACGACGGCCCCGGTATCCCCGAAGCCGACCGGGAGACTGTGTTCGAAGTCGGGTACTCGACGAACACGGATGGGACTGGGTTCGGGCTGTGTATCGCCAAGCAGGTCGCGGAGGCACACGGCTGGGAGATACGCGTTCGCGACAGTGCCGACGGTGGCGCACGGTTCGAAGTTACCGGCGTCTCGTTTCGCGATGCGTAGCGACTTCGGAGAGAGCCGTTCGTCCGCAGAAACGTCAGCAAGCCGCGTTCCGTTAGTCTTCGAGCGCGTCAGCGATACGGTCGAGCGAGCGTCGCATGTCGTGGACCTCGTCTCGGAGCTTTCGCATCTCGCGCGTGAGTTCCTCGTTGTCGCTGCCGCCTTCCTCCTCCGGTCGGCTTGGCGGGCCGCCGCCCATGCCGCCGGGGCCGCCCGGACCGGGACCACCGGGGCCGCCGCCCATCATGCCGCCCATCATCTGTGCGAAGGGGTTGCCTCCGCCCATACCGCCGGGGCCGCCACCGCCGCCCATCATCTCTTCCATGCGCTCTTCGCGGCTCATCTCTTCGCCGTCACCCTCGCCTTCTTCGCGCTCCTCGGCGCGCTGCTGTCGGATCTCCTCGACCCGCTCGCGGAAGGACTTCTCCTCGCCGCCTTCCTCGGTCGCGTCCGCAGATTCGTCAGCGTTGTCAGGTTCATCGTCTGCCATACGCCCGGTTTTGGTTGGGCCGCTGAAAAGGGTTGTCGTCCCGAGATAGTCCGTGTATACGGTCGGTCAGCGAGCAACGCCAATCCGGAGAATCGCGCCGTCGTCGGGTGACTGGGTCGCGAAGTTTCGGACTTGGATTACTGAAACGTCGACTGTGGGTGCCTGATACGGCTGGTGACAGTCCGTCTCAGGCGAGCCGTCGGACCAGCACCGAGAGGCCCAGCCCACAGGCGAGCACCACGGCGAGGTTGAACGCCGCGTTGAACAGCGGCCGGTACCTGTCGGTGACGAACGTATCAATCGCCGACGAGGCGGAGAAGTAGAACTGCAGTGTCGCGATGAGCGCGACGAGCGTCAGGATGGCGAACACCGCCCACTGGGCGTAGAGGGCTATCGCCGGACCCGAGTCCTCGTCATCGGCATCGTCGACAGCGCTGCCGGTCTCCGTGTCGATGTCCTGTGCCACTGCGTCGGTGTTGGAGGTGTCACTCATTGGTCTGTCTCCGTGCGATGAGGAGGGCGCTTGCGAGGACGGCAATCAGGCCGAGTAGCGCCGTGAAGCCGGGACCTTCCCCGGCCGCGGTCTGCTGTGGTCCGTCCATCTCTCGTTCTTCGGGCCGGTCCTGTTCGAAGTCGCTGGACTGGAAGCCGACTTCCTGCCGTGTTTCGTTCTCTTGTAGACGCTCCGTCGGATGGAGGTTCGCCGGCGAACTCTCCGTCCCGACGATGACGCCATCGGAGAGGAGCATGCCGTCGAGCCAGTAGTTGTAGCCGTCAGGTACCGTCAGTTGGGTTCTGACGATCTCCGTCCGTCCGGGGCGAATCTGGCCGACCCGCACAGTCGACTCGTCGGCGATGACGTTCGAATCAGCCTGCCGCGCTCGAAGCCGGAGCGAAAGGTCATCAGACGGAGTGTTGCCGGCGTTTGTGACGTACACTGAGACGTTCAGCGTCGTCTGGTTGTCCGAGACGCTGTCGATCCGATAGGTGATGGAGTCCAGCGGGACGCCGGCGTTCTCGAATCGCTGGAAGGTCACGGTACTCCGAGCGTACGCCGGTGTGAGGGCGTCGACGTTCTGGACCGACTGCTGTCCGGTCTCGACGCGGTTCCCGTCCTCGTAGACGATTGTGTCGATCCGATAGCCGCCTGCTCGCTCGACCGTGATATTCGACCGCACCGATACCTCTCGTTCCCCGTCTATGTCTCCGACCGACTGCCGCGTCGTCGTCGCGACGAGGCCGGTGTCCGCGTCGATGGCTCGCGTCTCGACGGTGACGTTCTCGGCGGGACCGCCGCGGTGCGAGAGCCGCGCGTCGATGGCGAGCGTCACCGTCTGGCCGTCGACGGCGGCCGGCTCGATGGTCGTCTCGCGGAGGTCGAGATAGCTCTCCCGAACGTCGTCCTGCGGTTCGGAGAGCGCGCCGGGGACCGCTGTTGCACCGATGAGCATGGTCAGGACGACCACGACCACACCACCGGTAAGGAGGATTTCACGTCGCACACGAGGATGGCCAACAGCCGCCACTAAATGTCTTCTGCACAGACAAGTGTGGATTACAGCGTCGGCAGTCTCCGGTGTTACCCGAACGCCCCGAGGCTCGACTGGAGGTCGCGGTCGGTCCCGCCGTCTGTGAGTTCGTAGCCCACGAGCTGTCGGAGGTCGACGGCGTAGACGCTGCCGTTGTTCGCAATCACGGCGACTCGCCCCTTCGTCCCGCGGACGG
The Haloarcula sp. CBA1129 genome window above contains:
- a CDS encoding long-chain-fatty-acid--CoA ligase, whose product is MHKPLLTTDFLDRAREYYGDKEAIVATTGERFTYEEFGERADGFSAALAARGIEKGDRVAVLDPNTHYQLEAAYGIMQLGAAHTPLNYRLVPDDFEYILSDAEVDAVYADYEYAEKIEPIRDEVPTETFVTNDTDAVDGDWESFDEIIEAAGTDYERPEMDEDDDITINYTSGTTGDPKGVVRTHRTETLHAYLVALHQELSDDDVYLWTLPMFHVNGWGHIFSVTGMGAKHVCTRGVDAEGIFDAVRTEDVSYLCGAPTVLNILADRYADHDGEIETNGANDVRIATAGSAPPEAVIRTVEDDFGWYLKHVYGATETGPLVTTSDARRFFEDGSDARFSVKKRQGIGYLGTDVRVVDEDGNDVPHDDETLGEVVVRGNQVMDRYWNKPEQTEEAFSDRVEGYYHMGDLATVDEDGMVAIRDRKKDIIISGGENISSIELEDTLYDHDAVSDVAVIPAPSDEWGETPKAFVVPNSGDPDNPGVTAEDLRNFTREQLATYKVVRRVEFVEQLPTTATGKVQKYELREQEWEDEDEMVGQG
- a CDS encoding PAS domain S-box protein, with amino-acid sequence MTDTDETMRILHVDDEPGFADMATSFLEREDGRLEVQTATSAAAGLTILADDDIDCVVSDYDMPDRNGIQFLEAVREEYDALPFILFTGKGSEEIASDAISAGVTDYLQKGSGTDQYAVLANRITNAVESQRVKRERNRQLDAIETAQEGISILDEDGQFIFVNEAYADLYGYDPDEMVGEHWELLYQEEDIPRIYEEIIPTVEENGYWTGTTTGLRADGSTFTEDHVLALTDRGELVCTVRDISNQRDGEQELTRIKRAMDEAPIGITITGLGQEDTPITYANSRFLELTGYAESEVCGRNCRFLQGEGTESEPVDAMRAAIDADEPVSVELRNYRKDGTMFWSQVSIAPVRDDDGTVDSYVGFQQDITERKEHERRLRALSESVQNLIRADTRKEVAEIGVETARTVLGLEASTIHLYNETEQTLEPVAASDAIYDLVPDLPTFTPGDSIAWRVYESGDALAVDDVHADPDIYNPDTRIKSELYLPLDEHGILLAGSKRTAAFDQRDIVLGEILAGHVTSALKQVEGTEQLRDREQDLKQHNDRLEAFTSIVSHDLRNPLNVAQGRLQLAREQCESEHLAAVERAHERMDTLIADLLTLARDGETVTDREPVALASLVDSCWTTVETADATLTTDIDRTVLANESRLKQLFENLVRNAIEHAGSDVTVTVGALDDGFYVADDGPGIPEADRETVFEVGYSTNTDGTGFGLCIAKQVAEAHGWEIRVRDSADGGARFEVTGVSFRDA
- a CDS encoding PGF-CTERM sorting domain-containing protein; translation: MRREILLTGGVVVVVLTMLIGATAVPGALSEPQDDVRESYLDLRETTIEPAAVDGQTVTLAIDARLSHRGGPAENVTVETRAIDADTGLVATTTRQSVGDIDGEREVSVRSNITVERAGGYRIDTIVYEDGNRVETGQQSVQNVDALTPAYARSTVTFQRFENAGVPLDSITYRIDSVSDNQTTLNVSVYVTNAGNTPSDDLSLRLRARQADSNVIADESTVRVGQIRPGRTEIVRTQLTVPDGYNYWLDGMLLSDGVIVGTESSPANLHPTERLQENETRQEVGFQSSDFEQDRPEEREMDGPQQTAAGEGPGFTALLGLIAVLASALLIARRQTNE
- a CDS encoding mandelate racemase/muconate lactonizing enzyme family protein — protein: MKVDPFSLPLSSPLATARETISQRSGFVVRYDHRGETGVGEATPLPGWTESVDDCQRGLDDAAEVAAGGGHTDILLSLDAASVPAARHGFATALLDADAKADGVPLYQWFDADRRCDRVPVNATVGDGSPAETADAVSQAVEAGYDCCKLKVGKRSVDEDVERVRTVRERVGDDVTLRADANGAWSREQAADAFDRLAPLSVAYVEQPLPADDLAGHAALRGTGVGVALDESLVDRRVDSVLDADAADVLILKPMVLGGPGNAHTLALRAREQGIEPVITTTIDAVVARLAALHVAAAIPDVRACGLATGDRLAADLAPDPTTVTDGTMSVPQETGLGIDPAEVNPDA
- a CDS encoding AMP-binding protein → MRDPVDWPTTDLVTHRAATTPDRTAMVAADSGTEVTYRELDTAVDAVAAELDRRTDAPDATIATLLPTRPAVGTLLFAAMRQGATLAPLNVELDAETIQTQLSSLDADLLVCGDGTASLAADLDGCPVVSVDGDLPGTGVADEAAANVTADEAATDVPADETATDVTPATLSRTDTQLVIFTSGTTSEPKGVQLTVGNLVASAIASSYRLGVLPTDRWLVCLPTYHMGGLAPFVRSALYGTAVVVQRSFDAETTQQVIADRSVTGVSLVPTMLSRLLDAGWEPPASLRFVLLGGGPASESLVERCQEHGVPVCPTYGMTETASQIATARPETAFERSGTVGQPLVFTDVTVVADGEPCDPGEHGEIVVDGPTVTPGYLTGDGDAFGDHGFRTGDVGYRDADGHLWVEGRVDDQIVTGGENVDASTVTAAIRDHPDVADAAVVGVQDPEWGQRVAALVVGEVLPGTVRDHCAERLAAYEVPKTVQVADALPRTASGTVDRTAVRSLLAADTGTGDGRSSEATR
- a CDS encoding 1,4-dihydroxy-2-naphthoate polyprenyltransferase, whose protein sequence is MSTATADVSKRQAWVMAARPQTLPAGAAPVIAGMGLAVHAGVFAPLPAVAALLGALLIQIGTNFANDYYDAVKGADTDEREGFTRVTAGGLIDADEVKRAMIATYGLAVVIGVYLVAVGGLPIVIVGLSGIAAGVLYTGGPFPYGYRGLGDLFVFVYFGLVAVTGTYYVQAVASASGVGTFPMTLPPGSVTAAAVTASLPAAGLSTAILVVNNIRDRETDRATGKKTLAVYLGYGWSRVEFLLMVGMAYVVPVVFALDSQYGLPALAPLLTLPLAATVSKTVLTQTGGDALNPTLERVGQTLFAHSVLFALGLAAPQLL